The Diospyros lotus cultivar Yz01 chromosome 11, ASM1463336v1, whole genome shotgun sequence region tttaataaaaatttaaaatgatatattttttttgtaaaaatttattaattatatataaaaaatttaataaatatacaattttttttgtaaaaaaagtgttttaagtagttatttattaaatatattataataattttaaatataaatctaaatttttttattgaaatttagttcttatttgttttttaaatttaaaaatacaaacataatgttataaatattgttggttagttaggtatttattaaatacaagttttaaaattagaaatataaatataatgttataaaatttaataaaaaatttaaaatttacatttttttgtaaaagaaatattaattatatataaaatatttattaaatatacaatttttggGGGGTAAAAACAGTGTTTAAAGTAGttgtttattaaatatattataatgattttaaataaaatgcttaatatttgtattttaattagtttttatttgtattttaaaattaaaaatacaaaaataattttataaatatttttggttagttaggtatttattaaatacaagctttaaaattagaaatacaaatataatgttataaaatataatgaaaaatttaaaattactttgtaaatgaaatatgaaatataaaatattgattatatatatgattgttaatTCTATTGTGGACTATTTATGATAGTAGTAACGgaatttatggatttaaattttGTGTCTATATTAGTtatctcacatttttttttctattcaattaattaattaaaattttaattgtcaaattatatatataaataaatatcaaaattttaattttgtataaaaattaaaatttttatttatatttttaattaaaatatttcttaatataattatataaattataaaaatatataacttaaaaatttaattaaatttaattaatgaaattattttttttaatttttacattcttacatgatttaaaataatttaattttaatatataattataatattttttattatttttaatttttagattcttacgtgatttaaaataattgaatttaatttaaattatttttaatttatttaaattatatattaaaaaatactttagTGACAGAAAGCgtcgtcgctaattagcgacggcAGTCCTGTCACACAttaggaattaaaataaattttatttaaattataatatataatatttattttttattttaaaaaataatttggtgaCGGGATGCCCGTCGTTGATCAGTGACAAGTAgctataaaataatttaattttatttaaattttaatttataatatttattttttatttaaaaaatattttagtgacgggataaccagtcactaaataaatttaattttgattttatttgatttaattatttagcgacaggatagtcaatcgctaaataaattttatttactttttatttttttaattatttagcgataggATTGCCCtttgctaaataattttcattttgttttatttttttaaattatttagcgataagATActtgttgctaaataatttttattttatttatttatttaattatttagtaatgGGATagcccatcactaaataatttttattttatctaattatttagcgacaggcaatcccgtcgctaaataaatttaattttgattttatttgatttaattataaatttcatttatttttttaattatttgttgtcGGGATTGCTCGTCGccaaataattttcattttgtttgtatttttttaaattattttgctaTGAGAGGTGCCGTCgctaaatatatttcattttatttttattttttaaaattatttaacgacgTTATTTCTCCCAtcactaaatatattttattttgattttattttttctaattatttagcgacgggattgcCCGTCgctaactaaatttaattttgattttatttgatttaattatttagcgacgggattttccttcactaaataatttttttgttttattttttaaaattatttagctacTGAAAATTCCgtcgttaaataaattttattttattttttgtttttttaattatttagctactagatttttctttgctaaatatatttcattttgttttttattttttttaattatttagcaacgggatttcccatcgctaaataaatttgttttttatttaatttttttaattatttagcgaccgacaattctgtcactaaatttaaaattttaataacaaatattaaaagtatttaGTGATGGGATGTTTAGTCGCTAATTCcgctattaatttaaaaaataattaaaattttttgcgGCAGAATTTCAATCAAAATTAATGACGCTGAACCGTcctatttagtgatggaataattCTATtactaaatccgtcactaaataatgaattttttgtagtgtaattATGCACAATGATAGGCCACCAGTGTACCGAATCTACCAATGATAGGCCACCACTGATAAATACCAAGAGAAAACTGATAGAGAAAACTTGACATCCTGGCATATATAACAAAACCTCAACCTACTACGTAACAACTAatctctaggcttacatagcTCAGACATGCATAGCATACATCTCTGACACACCGgccacaaaataaacataaaccatATAAACccaaataaactaaagaaaaataCAGTCTAGAAGCGACAAAACGCATAAAAGAACCCCAGGCTGACAATTGCTAGGTGTGCATCGCCCTGTACACCGCTTAACCAACTAGTTGAGAACTAATAGACTCGCCCACAACTGGGTCCttgcctttacttggaatgaaaagaaaacaagataagtccaaatgactcagcaagctcatacaTAAAGGAAAGACAAATAGAGTATGTACTAAGAGTAAACCTGCATttcaagtgcataacaaaccgaaactcatgcataacatgccatgcaATCTCATAAACTGACACATGTACCAACTGTATAAGTaacaatgcatatatataggatcttggggcccaaataaggaATGTACTAGCACCCAAGTCTTTATCACAAACTTGTTACTGCCTTGAAGGTAGATTTTACCTATACTACGAGCCGAAGCTCACTCGGGTGAGAGCTACCACACCCGCTGGCATGCATAAGAGTCCAAGATAAAACTGGGCATGCCGAGGTATCCCTAAATAACTTGGTTCGGAAAACCCGATATCGTACAATTGTATTTCAAAACTGGCGCCATGACTCGTACTGTAatggcccgcctcccggagcctctGCGCACATAGAgaatccgtgagagggtcattactaaaatgataccgaacaataacacaacccttattaaaatcataatctctttttattataacatctcataaacatcttgacaaaaccattcatcacttgggcccacctgggcttacagaACATACACCAATCTCAAAAatgtaaacattaaccttaatagAAGTAcaacgacacccaggatctagtttcgggagagctctgcattTACTATCATGACACGAtggtctggacccaaaccccgttGAACGTACCTGCTATCTCAGGCGattcttacctggaatgatggaaaacaaatgtgagtcgcgagactcagcaagctcatgaaagaaaggttATAGGTTTAGGATATGACTCTttccatgacaccccatgcaattcatgccaatgcaaccacaccatgtcatgatccatacgtgctttacttctacatgcataacataaagttaactgcacataagtcacacattggcacttAGGttccgcatacaaacctgttgtagcctaacatatgCTACCATTTCATTATTCTCTTAGAcccgccttttcctgacatggtcgacTTTTCCTGACATTTCTTTATCCATAAAGACTTGCCTTTTCTtgacattcaacatttggcTTTTCCTGATACTCATTACATGTTCTTCCTAATACCTATCATGCCTTCATATGCTCTTCCTgacatacatcacataatcatatacttccgcgatcttggtcttccctcgggccaaccccgagctaatatctaagctgagccgaagctcacatgagtcggtactcccgacacctggcacggtactcctgtccagaataacagtaacaataaAATCATGCAATGTAacacataggaaatgcaatggcctttgtagcataaacgtgatgacaaggcctccataaaccaagcatcaggccctgctacgcctcacataggaatacacacatgcagtatgctttaaatgcatatgctcacctaggatacccaaattggctcttagaccaaccaggTTATgtaaatgctcatacatcccatcacacacaaagcatgtccccacgtgaatgcaacccagccccttgtagcacacacatcatgaaatgcacaaatcAATGTGGGAATCtagagtaccagctcttctggccgtctagcgtttatcgtaacaaccgatgactggcgcccatatatccagccatcaactgtcacgacccacggtcaacagtcagtgactttgcacccatacccttagacacacttactagcactattaactttatatcttcccagcttaacattacataacatttctccataactcataacccttcatgtacataatcgCATAACATCATAATACCATTctcattacttttcattcacataaagccatctcaacatacataataaattattaataaaaccctATTAAATCATGAAcaacttttctaagaacctagcccaacgggtacgacatcattctcaaggaaagcggagcgatacgaagctccgtgacggttaaaatgaaagacatcatgacgtaaaaatattataattatttcttaatataattttataaattataaaaatatataacttaaaaattttaaatgtgaaCATTCGTAAAtagtaatatttatgaaaatatttatttttatataaaaattaatttatataattttatttatattttcatttgtatttaattaatgaaattattttttttaatttttacattcttacatgatttaaaataatttaattttaatatataattataatattttttattatttttaatttttagattcttacatgatttaaaataattgaattttatttaatttataatatataatttttattttttatatattaaaaaatactttagTGACAGGAAGCCTCGTCGCTAATTCTTGAGGGGTTATCCTgtcgctaattagtgacggCAGTCCTGTCACacattaagaattaaaataaattttatttaaattataatatataatatttatttttattttaaaaaataatttggtgaTGGGATGCCCCGTGGCTGATCAGTAACGAGTAgctataaaataatttaattttatttaaattttaatttataatatttatttttttatttaaaaaatattttagtgacgggatagccagtcactaaataaatttaattttgattttatttgatttaattatttagcgacaggatagtcaatcgctaaataaattttatttactttttatttgtttaattatttagcgataggATTGCCctttgctaaataatttttattttgttttatttttttaaattatttagcgataagATActtgttgctaaataatttttattttatttatttatttaattatttagtaatgggatagcccgtcactaaatagtttttattttatctaattatttagcgacgggtaatcccgtcgctaaataaatttaattttgattttatttgatttaattataaatttcatttatttttttaattatttggtgTCGGGATTGCTCGTCGccaaataattttcattttgtttgtatttttttaaattatttagctaTGAGAGGTGCCGTCgctaaatatatttcattttgtttttatttttttaaattatttaacgacGTTATTTCTCCCAtcactaaatatattttattttgattttattttttctaattatttagcgacgggattgcCCGTCgctaactaaatttaattttaattttatttgatttaattatttagcgatgggatttttcttcactaaatattttttttgttttattttttaaaattatttagctactgaaaaccccgtcactaaagaaattttattttatttttattttttttaattatgtagcgatgaaattttttgttgctaaatatatttcattttgttttttattttttttaattatttagcgacgggatttcacatcgctaaataaatttgttttttatttaatttttttaattatttagcgaccgacaattctgtcactaaatttaaaattttaataaaaaatattaaaagtatttaGTTACAGGATGTTTAGTCGCTAATTCCgctattaaatttaaaaaataattaaaattttttgcgGCAGAATTTCAATCGGAATTAATGACGCCGAACCGTcctatttagtgatggaataattCCATTActaaattcgtcactaaataatgaattttttgtagtgtaattATGCACAATGATAGGCCACCAGTGTACCGAATCTACCAAAGACGTCATAAGCATCAAGTATGAAGGGTAGAATATGAAATTAGCACATGCAAGTGTAGGAACCAGCATGTGAGCAAATGAGAGATAGAATTGTAATCCCACATGCTAAGGAAATATTCGGCATGTGGAGGAGTAATTCGATTAGAGAGAAGCAGGGGTGAGGTATATATAGCGTAAAAGAAGAGAAATGGGCAGGCTGATTTTGGTAGAGAATTTAGGAGAGTGAGGGACCTCTCAAATGCCCTgatttgtttctgtttttttgtataattttgtaaaGCAGTTGGAATTAAATCAAAGTATTGGATAATCCTCGGGTATTCCATCACACAGCTGCTATTTAACTGGTAtctatatattacaaattacaCTTAAATGAAATGTGAAGTACATGGGTTTTCAAGACCATAATGCAGCAGCAACAATAAAGACCATAATGCAGTTACCTATATGCGTACGGTCGTTCTTTAAGAAAAGATTTATTAAGTTCttataagtatattttcagaaaaGCTATTGAGAAGCTGATAAATTGTTCTTTAATCAACGGATTATTTGCAGAAACAAGTCGAGAAATAGAGTTCATAAGACATTCTCTAACTAGACAAAATGAAGATCCCCCAATTGCATTCTTTCGTATAGTTGAAACACATGTTGATGAAACAACTGGCTATTgctgaagaaaagaaaaaaaaaactgatgcatacaatttaaataaaatcaattagGTGCAAAAGTGCAATAATACTGGGAATAGCAGCATGTTGATATAATTGAAAACACAtcaaaactttaaatataattaggTTTGAGGAAAAATACTGCTCAATGAAGAACAGAAATATAAATTGATTACAACTCCATAAACCAGAATAATATTTGACAATTTTTCAAAGTAAACATAGAAACTATGCCAACATGCAATCCTAATAACTTCCTTTCTGTTACAGGTTTTGCAAAAAGTGGGAAGTCTTCTCATTAAtgttcaaattataaaaatctttgagttgtaCAGCAAGCATCATTACCTTCCaattttcaaagaaagaaagagggtgGGACAGTGAAAAACAACCagcaaaagaaagagaaacaaagaaCTTTATTATACACAAGCAGCAGCATGCAAGTGAGGCCCACTTGCTCCCATCCTTTCCTCTCAAAATTCAACTTCTCATTATTTGGTTGGTAGGATATCTTAAACTAAACGGGCATGAaatagcattaaaaaaaaaaaaacctcatgATTTATTTAGTGGGCCCATCACAATTAACAAgctctaaacatttttttaccGTGATGCCCTCTTCAGATGCCGGCCAATAAAGAGACCAAAACTTGGGAAAATGAAATTTCCACAATCCATGCCGATTTTCCACATGGCCAAGGGGAAATCAAGCCGATCAGCAGGAAGAATGACTCTAGTGCTTGCTGGAGCTGTAGGCACTAGACACTTCTTGCAGTCCTCGCAATCCCCGTTACAAAAACTAGGAACTACATTCACATAGGGATGAATTTGTTGGGGAACTTCCAAACTATGAGATTGTgtgctcttcttttcttctgccTCCTTGTACACAAGGTGAAACCCAACCTCCTTCACTTGATAACGATCGcttgtaattgaaatattcacttCATCGCCACCTTCCAACTGATCTTCTAACTTCCAATAACTTAACCACATCATGTCCTCATCATCTCCTGGAATGCCATAAAATTCTGGGCAATAGCTCCATTTCACTTGCTTGGTTACATTACTAATAATTGTGCAAAAGTACTGTTCTCCAAACCGACCATCATTAGATGAAGCATCAGAAGTCGCGGGGTTGCGAAATGCATAAACAGAACATACAGACAACCCTTGAGTTTTGAAATTAGCATCGGAAGGTATGGTAAAAGATATTGAGGATCCTACATTCTTAAGATTGAATTTGATAGGCATCTTGCTTCCACGAACATAAGTGCAAAATGTACAAGGCTGGTGTAATccctatataaaaaaataacataagttAAACAGTAATATACAGtcccatgagagagagagagagagagagagagagagagagcgcactAGGGGAGGAGACATCCACGTTTTATGTGATGCAAAGATTGATGAAAACTCTATATATGATTTTCCCATGCCTTCGAAGTCACAAAAGCCAAAATTGTTAATTAGCTCTGCATCATCACTTTCTAAGGGTTTTACTTTGAATAAGCCGGAAATCTCAACTAGCCTTGGGCAATAAGAAAAATGTATGCTTTTTCCGATAAAATCTGATGAGTCAAAGCTTATTTTTTCCAACAATTCACAGCCATTAAGAAACACATCATTTAAACTTTGAGGCAGCCCGTCAAGTGTCAAAAGCCTTGGGCATGATATTAACCATAGCTCCTTGAGCCCAAAAAGATCCCTAATGCAATTTGGGAGGCTACAAATTTGATTCTTGCTCAAATCCAACATCTGCAATGAGGAGAGGTTGCTAAAATCCCTAGGGAAACTGTCATCAGACAGATTGCAATTTGCAAGATATAAACGTACCAAAGACTGTGGAAAAGAAACCCATGAAAATTCTAGCCGACTTCTTGGATTTAGTGGCCAAGGCCATGCAGACAAAAGCCATGCTTTCACCTTCCGAGTGATAGAGAATAATGGATTTATTGCAGTTCCATCTGGTAGAAGCACTGCCAAAGAATTCATATTACCCAGCTCTGTTGAAAAATTTCCAAGATTAAAGCAACCCCTAAGATCAAGTGTTTCCAGAGATTTTAGCTTATAAAAGGTTTGTGGAAGCTCCCTCAAGCTTTGACAATTTCTCAAGTTCAAGAAAACAAGGCTTTCTAGGCATCCAATCGATTCATCAACCTTAACCAACCTAGTGCAATTTTCAAGTATAAGTCTCTCAAGATTCGGCAACCTTGAGAAATCAGGAGTCTCGAAAAGATAATGAGAATGACTTAGATTAAGGAATTTTAGTAATACGAGGCACTGTAAAACAATAAGAGAGAAcgaatattaataatttgattaaaaatctaatgaaaatacaaattaatagaagaaataaaaagaaaatgaaataggaAACAAACCTTCACTCCATTCAAAACCTTTTTCAAGCAACTATAAGGCATTTCAAGAGCAACCAGCTTGTCCAAAGGAAAATCATAGGGTATCATTTGTAAAGGGAAATGAGACCAATGCAACCACCTCAAACCTTTGGGGAAATTTTCATAGTTCCCAAATAATTGTACATGACTAATTTGTAGAAGTTGTAGATTGGACATCCCTGAAAATGCATCACCTTCCAAAAAAActacatttgaattttttgtagtaATGCCCATAGGAAAACCAGAGAAGATACTAAAGGGAAACCTCTTCCGCTTTTTAGAGCAGTTGTTGGGCCCAAAGTTATTCCACTCAGACTCATCTTCCTTCAAGAAATGCATCTCAAGAACAAGGCCTCTGATTTTTCTTGTGCCCTGACAAAGAAGAGgagggggggggaggggagcattgataaataaatagcaTCTTTTCACAAATatgtacaaaataaataagtataattAATTCATACAGTTTTTCCCTTCAAGACACTCAAGGAATCCTTGTGATTCCAGAGCCTGCTGTGTTCTCCTAACTCTTCGGGTGATTTTTGCCGGATAATTTCCCTTCCCATTTCCTGAATCAATTGATGCATCACCAACTTGTTACGTTCAATGGTTAACATATTTCTGTCAATAAGATTTCGAATCCCAGCCAATGCGAAATCATAACAGCCCTTTAGGATTGTAATTGTGGTGTCTATGTCCCCTCCAACAAAGAAACAAGCAAtatcaagaaataaattttcGTCATGGTCATTTTTTAAAGAATCGTAACTTAGTTTGAGTTTTTCAAGGATTTCATAGTTAGGAATTGCCATCAATTTTTGTAGTTGACTTTTCCACTCATCTAAACTTGTGCCAAACAGGGAACGACCCAAAATTTTAACAGCTAATGGAAGCCCGCTGCAATGATCTACTGCTGTTTTTGAGTCTACCAAATAACCATCAATAGGATAGCTTTGTCCAAAGGCATACCAACTGAAAAGCTGTAGGGATTCGTCGTGATCCAACTTCTTCACCTTGTATACTTTCCAACACTCATGAGCTCTTAGTAATTGCTCATGTCTAGTAGTTATGATCAATTTACTACCTGGAGAAAGCCAATCCATATTTTCTAGAACTGCATCTAATTGTTCTCGTGTATCCACATCATCAAGAACTATAAGAACTCTTTTAAAACCAAGTGCTTCTTTAATCATAGCAATCCCTTCATCAATGTTGCGTATTTTTACCTCTCTTTGGATCAGAATATCTGAAAGAAGTTGCTTTTGTAAATCAATTAAAACCTTTTCTCTTATATTTGCTAGGAAGCAGCAACCTTCAAATTTTGAGAAGTTTGAATTGTACACAAATTTAGCAATGGTTGTCTTGCCAATTCCACCCATCCCACAAATGGCAATAATTCCGGCATCAACCCCTCCATCTTGTATCCACAAATTAATGCTTTTGGCGCGGGAATCTAGTCCAATGGGATAAGTTGCAACATTCAAGACTCTTGGCTGCCCTAGCTTGTCTTCAACCTCCTCCACAATTTTTTGGATAAACTTTGCCTCGTACCTATAATTTGCAATCCATACAGAAAATAATAACTCATCGATTGGTAAGCATCTAAcaacttaaataaattaaaattttctcaacGAAAAACTAACATGTTATGAAAGTTATCATGGTCTACAAAAAAACTGCATCCTATGACCTTAAAATTAATACCATTAGGATGAtgccaaaaatatgaaaaggacaatagaaaaaaaagaagataaatcatagaaatcaaatgaaaaaagaaCTCTATTTAATGACAAAGAATTTCATGTTTCAAAAATAAGATACGTTTTCACAAGTTCCTCTAGTCTACCAATCtctctcctcccccccccccccccccaagctaCTTGAATTTATTATCTTTTAGAAAGTTAATGGACTCTATTTCTTTTAGATTGTGTCTTCTTGCAAAGACATTACATCGCAAGCACTGTCCTGTCCGTAGGGATATCCTGTAACTGTGAAACAAATTAgctatattataattaagctCTAATTAATACACCATTTATGATATTGCTAGTAatataattctatatatattgcaatattataattatgatctaattaatttgataatattacaatataaaaactaccaaaattatatttatgatattgtaatattacaattttaatgatattgatcttaaattttaaattttttaaaaagaatagaAATTTTACAATGGCAAATTgtttctattaatatttttactattatgaTGATTAGTCAAATTTACTTTTTTGATACATTTTTGCaccttaaaatatttaattaatattgtaattaaattacAGTCCATTCACAACTATGGACAAAGAGGTGGGACGCAAACAATTACCCTCCATCTGGTAAAGGCATTCCTGCTAAACCAGCAACTTCCTCCAGCGCTTCCCTCCACCCCTTCAATTTCTCCTTCCACTCCTTTGCTGCTTCACCCTCTCCCACCTCGAACTTGAATCGCTCTTCATGCCTCGCAAGTGCCTCCGCATAAACTCCCTTTTGTTTCCTGACCTCCCACGGATCCACGCCGTAGAACACTGGCAGAACCAGGTGGGCAGAGTCCCCCCTCCGTCGTCTTCCGAGGATCATTGCAAGCTCATCGAGGCACCAGCTCGAAGACGCGTAGGTTCTGGAGAGGACAACAATTGAAACCCTCGACTCTTCGATTGCCCTCCGTAGCTCAACCTGGATGTTTTCTCCTCTTTGGATTTCATCATCGTCTCTGAAGGTGCGAAATCCGGCGTTCGTAAGAGCCGTGTAGAGGTGGTCGGCGAAGGTCCAGCGAGTGTCCTCGCCTCTGAAGCTCAAGAACACGTGATAGTTGCCGCTGCATCGAGAAGCGTaaggggaggaggaggaggcgggCTTTTTGCCTCTTGTAGTAGTCATTGAACAGAGGGAACAGAAAGAATGGATCTGTTGGAGAAAACTGGAGATCAATCAAAGTCTACCTC contains the following coding sequences:
- the LOC127813542 gene encoding disease resistance protein RUN1-like; this translates as MTTTRGKKPASSSSPYASRCSGNYHVFLSFRGEDTRWTFADHLYTALTNAGFRTFRDDDEIQRGENIQVELRRAIEESRVSIVVLSRTYASSSWCLDELAMILGRRRRGDSAHLVLPVFYGVDPWEVRKQKGVYAEALARHEERFKFEVGEGEAAKEWKEKLKGWREALEEVAGLAGMPLPDGGYEAKFIQKIVEEVEDKLGQPRVLNVATYPIGLDSRAKSINLWIQDGGVDAGIIAICGMGGIGKTTIAKFVYNSNFSKFEGCCFLANIREKVLIDLQKQLLSDILIQREVKIRNIDEGIAMIKEALGFKRVLIVLDDVDTREQLDAVLENMDWLSPGSKLIITTRHEQLLRAHECWKVYKVKKLDHDESLQLFSWYAFGQSYPIDGYLVDSKTAVDHCSGLPLAVKILGRSLFGTSLDEWKSQLQKLMAIPNYEILEKLKLSYDSLKNDHDENLFLDIACFFVGGDIDTTITILKGCYDFALAGIRNLIDRNMLTIERNKLVMHQLIQEMGREIIRQKSPEELGEHSRLWNHKDSLSVLKGKTGTRKIRGLVLEMHFLKEDESEWNNFGPNNCSKKRKRFPFSIFSGFPMGITTKNSNVVFLEGDAFSGMSNLQLLQISHVQLFGNYENFPKGLRWLHWSHFPLQMIPYDFPLDKLVALEMPYSCLKKVLNGVKCLVLLKFLNLSHSHYLFETPDFSRLPNLERLILENCTRLVKVDESIGCLESLVFLNLRNCQSLRELPQTFYKLKSLETLDLRGCFNLGNFSTELGNMNSLAVLLPDGTAINPLFSITRKVKAWLLSAWPWPLNPRSRLEFSWVSFPQSLVRLYLANCNLSDDSFPRDFSNLSSLQMLDLSKNQICSLPNCIRDLFGLKELWLISCPRLLTLDGLPQSLNDVFLNGCELLEKISFDSSDFIGKSIHFSYCPRLVEISGLFKVKPLESDDAELINNFGFCDFEGMGKSYIEFSSIFASHKTWMSPPLGLHQPCTFCTYVRGSKMPIKFNLKNVGSSISFTIPSDANFKTQGLSVCSVYAFRNPATSDASSNDGRFGEQYFCTIISNVTKQVKWSYCPEFYGIPGDDEDMMWLSYWKLEDQLEGGDEVNISITSDRYQVKEVGFHLVYKEAEEKKSTQSHSLEVPQQIHPYVNVVPSFCNGDCEDCKKCLVPTAPASTRVILPADRLDFPLAMWKIGMDCGNFIFPSFGLFIGRHLKRASR